The proteins below come from a single Triticum aestivum cultivar Chinese Spring chromosome 5D, IWGSC CS RefSeq v2.1, whole genome shotgun sequence genomic window:
- the LOC123120795 gene encoding putative serpin-Z6C, which translates to MEAQQSAGMADLAARLIKRLADANSDCNLVFSPISIYAVLALLAAGAGGKTLEEILGVLGARSRLELEDSVARLLDGSSNPDGGGPSVAFACGVWSDLTRPLKPAFRDAVVGKYKAEASSVDFRNDPEQARAQINAWAAASTRNLIAPAVPRGAVHRNTHLVLANAIYFRGKWEVPFYKSSTKDRPFHRHDGTVVDVPFMTNHRKYYHYMAVHDGFKVLKLPYESSTAYTQRHCMCIFLPDARDGLAGLLDKITSSSPAGFLCEHLPTRRVKVDQVLVPRFELSFSSSVTAVLKDLGLRLPFSHRADLSEMLDDGFEFRVQDVFQKAVIEVNEDGTKAAALTFYDVTAKSSQYAPEEVLFVADHPFAYFIVEEESHAILFAGHVVDPSDGTGVVTPSGERSTTKGKIDKVDTESSRKRRRDEQPQSSHGHGSSRQHRRGESRRVASSEYRREESRYYRSDRRERTNSPRREYNTRYY; encoded by the exons ATGGAGGCGCAGCAGTCCGCCGGCATGGCTGATCTCGCCGCCCGCCTCATCAAGCGACTCGCGGACGCCAACAGCGACTGCAACCTTGTCTTCTCCCCGATCTCCATCTACGCCGTCCTGGCgctcctggccgccggcgccggtggGAAGACGCTGGAAGAGATCCTCGGCGTCCTAGGCGCGCGGTCCCGCCTCGAGCTAGAGGACTCCGTGGCGCGTCTCCTGGACGGATCGTCGAATCCTGACGGCGGCGGGCCGAGCGTGGCGTTCGCGTGCGGCGTCTGGAGCGACCTGACGCGGCCGCTGAAGCCGGCCTTCCGTGACGCCGTCGTCGGCAAGTACAAGGCCGAGGCCAGCTCCGTGGACTTCCGCAACGACCCGGAGCAAGCTAGGGCGCAGATCAACGCGTGGGCCGCTGCTTCCACGAGGAACCTcatcgcac CCGCCGTCCCTCGGGGAGCCGTACACCGGAACACCCACCTCGTGCTGGCCAACGCCATCTACTTCAGGGGCAAGTGGGAAGTGCCTTTCTACAAGAGCTCGACCAAGGACAGGCCCTTCCACCGGCACGACGGCACCGTCGTCGACGTCCCCTTCATGACGAACCACAGAAAATACTATCATTACATGGCCGTGCACGACGGGTTCAAGGTGCTCAAGCTACCCTACGAGAGCAGTACAGCGTACACCCAGCGCCACTGCATGTGCATCTTCCTCCCGGACGCGCGCGACGGCCTAGCGGGCCTGCTGGACAAGATCACGTCGTCGTCCCCGGCAGGTTTCCTGTGCGAGCACCTGCCGACGCGCAGGGTCAAGGTCGACCAGGTGCTGGTGCCCAGGTTCGAGCTCTCGTTTAGTAGCAGCGTCACCGCCGTCCTTAAGGACCTTGGGCTCCGGCTGCCTTTCAGCCATCGGGCCGACCTCTCCGAGATGCTGGACGACGGCTTTGAGTTCCGAGTGCAAGACGTCTTCCAGAAGGCTGTCATCGAGGTCAACGAGGACGGAACCAAAGCCGCCGCTTTGACCTTCTATGACGTCACCGCGAAATCCTCTCAATACGCGCCGGAGGAAGTGCTTTTCGTCGCCGACCACCCGTTCGCCTACTTCATAGTCGAGGAGGAGTCGCATGCGATCCTCTTCGCCGGACATGTCGTGGACCCTAGCGATGGTACCGGGGTGGTGACTCCGTCAGGGGAGCGCAGCACGACAAAAGGTAAAATTGACAAGGTCGATACCGAATCCAGCCGCAAGAGGCGGAGGGATGAGCAGCCGCAATCTTCCCACGGCCACGGCTCCAGCAGGCAGCATCGACGGGGCGAGAGTAGACGAGTTGCCAGCAGCGAGTACAGAAGAGAAGAGAGTAGATATTATCGAAGTGATCGACGGGAGAGGACGAACAGCCCGCGGAGAGAATATAATACTAGATATTATTGA